In Clarias gariepinus isolate MV-2021 ecotype Netherlands chromosome 21, CGAR_prim_01v2, whole genome shotgun sequence, the sequence tgaactagtttttctgcatcgtttagcgacgataaatttcttatcctggcaatatttctgaggtgaaagaatgctattctggtaatattatctacatgagcttcaaatgaaaggctggaatctataatcacaccaaggtctttcactgttgcacttgatggaacagaaaggccatctaaagttacagtgtgatctaaaattttactcctagctgtatgcggtcctatgactagaacttctgtcttatccggattaagcagaaggaagttaattagcatccaatttcttatgtcctgcacacattgacacactcaattttagtaagctgttttttctcatcaggttttgctgagacatataactgtgtatcgtcagcataactaagaaaactaataccatgcttacggattatgttgcccagaggaagcatgtaaagggaaaaaagcagtggacctaaaactgaaccctgcagaacgccaaactccactagagaacatgcagaataatttagaggcctaaatcctgattgatacagtttatgtatgccatttctatgtagatatgagcatagctgctccgctactatcttttccagaatcttagagataaaggggaggtttgatattggcctgtaactggacagctgacaggggtcaaggtcaggtttcttaataatcggtttaataactgctaatttaaaagattttggaacatacccaatgctgagtgaagaattaattatcctcaacaggggttctgttattgctggtactatctgtttaagaaaatgtgttggtacaggatctaatatacaggttgatgaatttgcagaagagatgagtgaaattagttcattctcttcaaggggagtaaagtattctaggttctgatctgacatggctagattaacatctgcatcaattacattgttcggtttcaaaaccttaattttatgcctaatatttacaattttattattaaaaaagttcatgaagtcctcactattgcatgatgttgttgtggagatttctgcagtagtcttatttctagttatttggctacagcattaaataagaatctaggattatttttgttattttctataagagtggagagatatgttgatctagctacactaagagcttttctatagttcaggatgctctccttccatgctatttgaaatacttacaatttagtttgacgccatttacgttctaatttccgagcggtctgttttaaagtgcgcgtgtgatggttataccagggagtgggtttcttatctctaataatttttcttttaactggagctacattatctaaggtatagcgaaatgtcgactctaaatattcagtcacctgatcgagttctgtggggtcagacggtgatctaatcgaagttgggaactctgggagattactgataaaactctgtttggtagttgatgtgaatgtacgtttcatacggtagcgcggcgctgtgcgtacattattactgtgatacacttgaattgagacaagatagtgatctgagataacttcagatagtggaattgtgtataaatttcttatacttaatccgaataatattattaaatctaaagtgtgacctgctttatgagtgggtcctactacacactgatttactcctaccgagtccagtacggacataaatgctgttctcagagagtcttcaaaattaatattaaaatctccagcaattaacactttgtctacagaaacgactaggtttgaaaggaatatagttaaatacacttatgttacttcaaagaatttcaaatgaattaaatttgtgtccatgttttgtgattattgaaaacaaccaaaaactaAGTCGCTAaaataagaccacaaaacacattcataaaATTTGTGTACAGGACTTTTGTGACCTGGATCTTGTAGTGTAGAGGTTTTAGTttaaaatgatgtgacaatcatCTCGCTCattcatttacaaaaaacaattttccaaaccatttttttgtttataaaggccatatgctgtaattcacaccagagaaGCCTTATCTGGTTCCTCAAGTTCCAAACGATGTTTGAGTTAGAATTTTTTCAGACGACGTCTGTTATTTCATTATGCATTCGAATGGGACTAACATCTCTGTGTTTATTACGAAGgtaggagtgtctgtgttttacatgtgaGCGTTGCACAAGACATTATTGGTGCGCAAACTTGAATACCGTCGCCCTAGAGATGGTAGTCCATgttgaccaaaacacaaaaggCTCAGGCCTCATTATCAGATAATGAAGAGTGACAGAAATTCTTTGCTTCTCTTTGGTTTCACATGGATTATAGTAGGTACCCAGTCGGGAAATGTTATtacccttaaattagcagttattaaaccactaatcaaaaaacctgaccttgacccctgtcagctttccaattacaggccgatatcaaacctcccctttatctctaaaattctggaaaaggtagtatcacagcagctatgttcatatctacataggaatagcatacatgaactgtatcagtcaggatttaggcctcatcacagcacagagacagcactcgttaaagtagtaaatgacatcctattggcctctgatcagggttgtgtcactatacttgtgttactcgacctcagtgcagcttttgacactattgatcatagtattctccttcacagattagaaaatgtagtaggaattaagggaagggccctcttatggctcagatcctatttgactgatcgttatcagtttgtagatttagatggtgaccattcctcatgttcttaagttgagtttggtgttccacagcgttctgttttaggcccactgcttttttccctttacatgcttcctctaggcaacataattcgtaaacatggtattagttttcattgttatgctaatgacacacaagtatacgtttcagcaaaaccagatgagaaaaaccagtttactaaagttgagcaatgtgtgcaggacataagagattggatgttaattaatttccttctgcttaatcctgataagacagaagttctagtcataggaccacaagcagctagaagtaagctttctgatcacactgtgattttataTGGCCTTtatgttccatcaagtgcaacagtaaaagacctcgatgtgattatagattctagcctttcatttgaagctcatgtagataatattaccaggatagcattctttcacctcagaaatattgccaggataaaaaatatattgtcaccaaatgatgcagaaaaactagttcatgcttttatcacctcttggttggactattgtaatgccttactgtctggttgttcaactaggtgcttaaacaagcttcaattagtccagaatgcagcagcgagagtcctcactcgaaccagaagatataagcacagcccccctatcttatccacattgcattggcttcctgtgaaatttcgcatcgattttaaaatactactctataaagcattaaatggtctcgtgccgcagtatctgagtgaactgctagtgtcttacaatccgccacgcctacttcgatcaaaggatgcaggctgcttatcagtaccacgtattattaaaactacagcagggggcagagctttttcttacaaagccccaaagttatggaatagtcttccaaatagtgttcgggactcggacacagtctcagtgtttaagtccaggctaaaaacctatttatttagccaagcatttttataaatagattagccttaggtaaaggagcagatctgggggactcatggcgtagagtattatggtgaactggtatgtttagatgctgtcttcctcactctcattgatcactcaggtttgttgacggtgaggtgattggttgccttacatctcaggaagccctcatgtttgtgtttccttctggctctccctttttagttatgctgtcatatttagtcctgccggagtctctgcttgcactctgcactaaatatacattcactttttacattgttcgactgtgaccatacctaactgccatctctccatctcttttgctctctcctctctctttctctctctctctctccttgttcctctacctatctctctgtcgagctatacatgtcgctcctgagctgccagtgatccagaccccctctgcccgctggacctctctaactcatcctggagtcctgcttctggttggagatctcatcacatggatgctccgtgtggtctgcctggaatgcgtgtggtgactggcgatggttccacttttccatgaaggtggtcctgtcctcgactgatgcagacagctgttctctgaggacctgtgacttcagttgctcaatagttcaggactggaatttctcacagtctacctgagcctccacaaactggactttaatcttacacatcttctcttatactgaacttccagtctcgcatattattatgcacatcaatccctgctatctgtttcacccagatgaggatgggttccctgttgagtctggttcctctcaaggttttttcctattaccatctcaggaagtttttccttgccactgtcgccgtcgtcctaggcttgctcatcagagaaaatcatataattttgatttatacacattcacatttcatacaaacttaattcttttgattgtgtaaagctgctttgtgatgatgtaaatcggttaaagcgctatacaaataaaattaatttgaattgaattgaattaccgtcgcgctcaccgtcGCGTAAAAAcgacagcagccaaaataaatcagttgcatttcaaagtcatatGTAAAATGactgccaggtggcgcaaagtgacattttcacccgccgcaattttaaaatacaatttagtcattaaaaatgttgtatcgaagaaatacaatagtgatggtaatttctacatgagtactttacacaacaaacatgaaaaaaatctaaaccagagctattgatatgtactgtacaataatgagtcaaaaaaaacaaacattggttaaatgttgtttagatcaagttcactaggtgacaattttatttgtacagagtataaactgttatatagcgtatctctgtatctgtttattgttatttaagttctgggttatttcaggtactttaaacacattgttgggttgctcatgtttgGTCATAtgagattcaattcaattaaattttatttgtatagcgcttttaacaattgcagtgtcgcaaagcagctttacacaatcaaaagaattatttaagtttgtatggaatgtgaatgtgtatgaatcaaaatggtcaaatcgtccctggtgagcaagccgagggagacagtggcaaggaaaaactccctaagatggtagtaggaagaaaccttgagaggaaccagactcaacagactCCACATCAAGAGATGTAGTGCGTCATTTACAAattaacacctggttgggttattttgacccaacaactggtttattcattattctctcattctccaaatggcagcctgcaaaatgtttgaaatattactgttattgtgtcacaggtgtagttttaagagttgttcaggtaagaatgtgtgtgtgtgtgtgtgtgtgtgtgtgtacagctcaaaacctccatcagttattaaagatagcgtctatttagaaaaaatgccccagtgatttcggagcttcaggaaatctcccggtgctctgcgcataacaccgggccaactcatgtcggaaagaatttataaacgttttctaaacgtgagctattgttttttacttacaatatttgttaatttagtttaaatgaggtttgggctcaggctTTTGATTCGGAATCGTGATccccctctttaatttcctgCATAGtgtaatcagcgctcagccgcatgcataaagttttccagagcgcatcggcagaagtagactaatgatcgctctgctgccgaaaagcgtcaaatagtgcaatgccttggataaggaataaaaacattagatatttcatgaaaacttaagcgtgatcatcgtactgtgaagacatttgtggttGATTTAGAGTACAGACGGGTTcgtgcagataaaggcagaatgaAAAAgctttctgcaggaaaaattcATCTGgttaagagagcagctgctaaaatgccattacaaagcagcaaaaatggtatttgaagctgctggtgcctctggagCCCCGCGAACGTTAAGGTGTAGGATCCCTCAGAGACTTGCagaaacggttgcagtgggccTAGACAAACATAAAGACTagtcttgtttactgatgagtgtcatgcaaccctggatggtccaggTGGATGGAGTAGGGGATGGTTGATGGATGGCCAtcatgtcccaacaaggctgtGACATCAACAAGGAAGTGCTGGGGTCTTGTTTTGGGCcggaatcatggggagagaTCTGGTAGGCCCCTgtagggtccctgaaggtgtgaaaatgacctcggcaaagtatatatagtttttgactttcttccatggtacaaaaagCAGAACTGTGCCTTCCGTAACAAAATATGGGGGCAATCTTCatgcatgacaatgcaccatctcatgctgcaaagaatacctctgtgtcattggctgcgatgggtataaaagatgagaaactcatggtgtgaccaccatcctcccctgacctcaaccccattgagaacctttggagcatcctcaagcaaaagatctatgGAGGTGGGAGGTGGTTcgcatcaaaacagcagctctgggaggcttttctgacatcctgcaaaaaaaaaattcaagcagaaactgtccaaaaactcaaAAGTTAAATggatgcaagaattgtgaaggtgatatcaaagaagggttcctatgttaaaatgtaacatgccctgttaggatgtttttgatttcagtaaatatgacctcgtaatgctgcaaattcaacaaaagcggattttcagttctttacatcctctaaaatgttttaactttgttgtgcataataatttggaacagtgtatttttagtttatttatttattttttaagtaaatattatcattAGGTGGTtagttcaataaaattttaattataccctaatggttgatgacttgaaaattatactgactgtcatttgcattcTGGTATCTGGTATTCTTTGGTATAATACgcttatagtataatatatcctGGTTGTGTGATGCATCCTGTACTCTGTGTtccagactctttggtggaggctattgatgtttgttttaaaggttttcttGTCTTTGAACTACAAAAAGCCGTGTCTTTCCACCTGAAAATTTcttcagcatactgtatattagattgatggacatgagtccTCATCAACATGAGTTACATTTTTtaggacaacagttttttttttcagcctgcgTGCGCCctaatcaatatcgctcctcacTCATTAGTTAGgaggcctccccttcagatacgCGAAGgggcggggctgcggaattaggcacggctggtgagctatccttgctaatgatcccgggcttgcaccccgcgctataaaatacaaTGGGGAGTGTAGCTCAAGGTCTGATGGGTAGCAGtagattttactacgcggtgtgagtgcgaCGCGCGCGCAACAATGTGGAAGTGtggcatgcaagcggggcaaatggaacgcgccccagagacttcaaagaagcGAGAGCTGGTAGGGCCGGTCcagccatccgcggagagcagagtcaaaGCGAGCCAGCCCGTGCCTGCATGCCAACCAAACGAGCACATTCCTTCCTTTCCATCCTCACTCCtttaacactttccttcccattTTTTTACCGTAAGACTTCGCCTCGAGTCTGTGCTTCATGTTGCCGCCCGTGCACTTAGGGTCGAAACCGTTACACGGCCCAAATGTAgtcaacaaaattaaaaataaattaaaaatgttttaatgttattttgaagtaaatgaaacagtaatagctataaaagtttaaataatatttaaaatatatgagattggtattgaaaacttctaactaaaaagtggcagctggcacgtctaaaaatagacgcaggttaatttttttatagtctaaataaaaatccttctCTTTAATTTCGTAAAGTCAaccgcataaagttttccagagcgtggaagaatttcattgtgctaaataatatttgtgcagTGTAATCAgagcctcttattcctattaatcctgggtttttgttcttttagtgtcactatagtgctttacaatgccagacaacgttcaagtgcaaattattcactctccccaggtgtgaatcagctgttctcacctatacattcagaggaactgaaatgtacctctccacactttaaaaacctcttgaatctgaggctcttctgaagactctCAGTGATTAAgacctctttttaaatttgtgtaaatttaatcttctggattctagattctaaagttgacattgttaccgtttttaatccttggaatggaagaacttgagattttccttataatagcataaattgcattgtttttaaccactctatacacaatattattttttggtatttttattgttttttaaatgtgtatggggctatcttggtttattaatcctcgtgcctggtttaggtttagtattcagcgTGCATcgtttgtacatctgttattttacaactatatcataacactcagaaagaccttttatttgaggttaagtgactgatgtgcctaacatttttcagcagatcctctgttttactgaataatccacaacttttcatgagtatgtaagacctcttaacacctctccctctctctctctctcacacacacacacacacacacaccagaccaAATCGTCATCAGCACGTcactcccccaaacagcacagccatttactttcatctttattcatcattatttactactaaagaaaattatgatgatctgtcacggcgtgcgcctgtgatgggtgtgcgctcaaatctactatcgctacttgCTCACTCTGTAGTCTCCCTAGATAGGCGGCAAAGAGACGGAaccgcctattcgtgccggctggcgataattaacgttagtatgatctcgggcttgctccacattataaaagcaaggcgcagaGTTTAGTCTGaggtccgggaagtacgtgatcTGGTGGAGAATAGGAGAGTGGCATGtgagtggggcgatgtgacgcacCCCAGGGACGTTAAACATAAAGTATGATATGATATTAcgattataattaaccctaggcacatGACAGCCGccgagaccattaatacaaattctcatataatgtttattttgtggcatgTTGCAGAGGTTCGTCATGTaatgcaaaaatgtttacataaataaatattgtttataatgaaaaattacacggaaagttttattataaaataagcaatatacaGGAATATACATGcacatgaaatatatatataatttatacaaaaaatattttttatatacaacgtatatttttatattgcttattttaaattcaaatttgttTGGTGTAACTTGTAAATCATAAATCTTTATGAAatctcaacaaaaatataaacgcaacaccacaaatcagtctaaatgtgtgatagtgagcacttctgctttgctgagataatccatc encodes:
- the LOC128509691 gene encoding uncharacterized protein LOC128509691, which encodes YMLPLGNIIRKHGISFHCYANDTQVYVSAKPDEKNQFTKVEQCVQDIRDWMLINFLLLNPDKTEVLVIGPQAARSKLSDHTVILYGLYVPSSATVKDLDVIIDSSLSFEAHVDNITRIAFFHLRNIARIKNILSPNDAEKLVHAFITSWLDYCNALLSGCSTRCLNKLQLVQNAAARVLTRTRRYKHSPPILSTLHWLPVKFRIDFKILLYKALNGLVPQYLSELLVSYNPPRLLRSKDAGCLSVPRIIKTTAGGRAFSYKAPKLWNSLPNSVRDSDTVSVFKSRLKTYLFSQVLVS